Proteins co-encoded in one Candidatus Stoquefichus sp. SB1 genomic window:
- a CDS encoding iron-containing alcohol dehydrogenase has protein sequence MNMNFNFNNPTNIIFGSGSLSQLGNQELPGKKALLLISNGKSTKANGYLDRTIEQLNNAGVTYVLFDKIMENPLKDVIMEGAAFARENQCDFIVALGGGAVLDSSSAISAMATNDGDLWDYQMEGTGGRKQLGHPGLPIVSITTTSGTGSEINGFGVISNPETNEKMGFGGHPSLVPVLAIVDPELMLSVPAQYTAYQGFDALFHNTEVMMSKGVNILSETIALSAIESIYQYLPIAIKDGKNLEAREHVAYASTMAGITMQLTSTTAQHSMEHSMSAYHHNLPHGAGLIMISKEFAQFFIEKHACDKQFMKMARVMGIPDASKPEDFITALTVLQEACGVADLKMSDYGFKKEEAMTLAKGARSMQGGLFLANPCEMSDEECAAIFEKSFQ, from the coding sequence ATGAATATGAATTTTAATTTTAATAATCCAACAAATATTATTTTTGGAAGTGGATCTTTATCACAATTAGGAAATCAGGAATTACCTGGGAAGAAAGCTCTTTTATTAATTTCCAATGGAAAATCTACCAAAGCGAATGGTTATCTTGATAGAACGATTGAACAATTAAATAATGCTGGAGTGACTTATGTTCTTTTTGATAAGATCATGGAAAATCCATTAAAAGATGTCATTATGGAAGGTGCTGCTTTTGCAAGAGAAAATCAGTGTGACTTTATTGTTGCATTAGGTGGTGGTGCTGTTTTAGATTCATCTTCTGCTATTTCAGCAATGGCAACTAATGATGGAGATTTATGGGATTATCAGATGGAAGGAACAGGTGGAAGAAAACAACTAGGACATCCAGGACTTCCAATTGTATCAATAACAACAACTTCAGGTACAGGTTCAGAAATTAATGGCTTTGGAGTTATTTCTAATCCGGAAACAAATGAAAAAATGGGATTTGGAGGTCATCCAAGTCTAGTGCCTGTTTTAGCAATTGTTGATCCAGAGTTGATGTTAAGTGTCCCAGCACAATATACAGCTTATCAGGGATTTGATGCATTATTCCATAATACTGAAGTCATGATGAGTAAAGGTGTTAACATTTTAAGTGAAACAATTGCATTATCAGCCATTGAAAGTATTTATCAGTATTTACCAATTGCTATAAAAGATGGCAAAAATTTAGAAGCAAGAGAACATGTTGCTTATGCTAGTACAATGGCAGGAATAACAATGCAATTAACTTCAACAACTGCTCAACATTCAATGGAACATTCAATGAGTGCCTATCATCACAATTTACCTCATGGAGCGGGCTTAATTATGATTTCTAAAGAGTTTGCACAATTCTTTATTGAAAAACATGCTTGTGATAAACAGTTTATGAAAATGGCACGGGTTATGGGAATTCCAGATGCTAGTAAACCGGAAGATTTTATAACTGCTTTGACGGTATTGCAAGAAGCATGTGGGGTAGCGGATTTAAAAATGAGTGATTATGGATTTAAAAAAGAAGAGGCAATGACACTTGCCAAAGGAGCACGTTCAATGCAGGGAGGCTTATTCTTAGCAAACCCTTGTGAAATGAGTGATGAAGAATGTGCAGCAATCTTTGAAAAATCATTTCAATAA